Below is a genomic region from Procambarus clarkii isolate CNS0578487 chromosome 27, FALCON_Pclarkii_2.0, whole genome shotgun sequence.
atgaggtagttaatGAGATAGCAAAGAGAACCACGGAAAAAACTCTtgctgatgttgtatgtcagataaccttgaaacaaataaaaacaagaatcaagatgatccaagagggggaagaaatgataaagaaaatggcaatggtggacagtagtaacacacttaagaattattcaataataaatacaaactcgtccttcacctatggtagaggaaagtctacttggaaggattcaatttacgtgagattaagattaggatacaaatatatctggcaatacggtgttgatgtcagtgaaaaagataaggagtgtaaattatgtagtatgccgcacgcccacaccttagaacattatgcatTAGAGTGTTAACTTATTGATTACTATAGaagtaaggaaataagtagtgtaccacatcaaattgtttggatgtgtgataatggtatgatagacagtatacttagaagctacaagaattttgccccaagagtgtaacaattatatgctgtgcttactattacacacagaaatcacaattgcgtgatgcatcaaatgaacaaatccacaagggccgtgacgaggattcgaacctgcatttaACTCACTTTgacaatgtcgtagctcagttgattaaggcagtgtctaggatgctctcggatgcaggttcgaatcctcgtcacggcccttgtggatttgttcctgtgcttactatattaacctgcaatgttaaagggcattcttgtattgtgatttgtgtatttgtactcactgaatttgtgcgccccttgagggacttgaagtagagggggtagaaatagcctaagctactctatccctttgagatgtattttttcttgtctcaataaacatatttgaacTTGAACTCGAGCAGAGGTATGATCGAAGCACTGTTTGAGAAAATGTTTGAACAtcgtccagcccgtcctccaaacaaagacccaaaagtgattccatgcacccgccaaaccccctgtttatgaatgaaaaacggtttacacacgactcacaactgatttcgttcaaacactgccggaacaagtgcttgactgacaaattttgttcgaaccacaacgctgtaaatgcttcaaccacgaactacaaatacaaataatccccaATAGAATCTgaacacctaacctaagctatgccaatatatgcacaatatgcttacatattatgatattaatttatatgagaaaattcctgttttgaatgaacagcatgtacaaatttatgaatgcgtcgatcgctggatgtaatggacttgagtcgaggacgggttgcgatgCCAGTTAGCAACTGACAAGACATGGAGGAAGGTGTGAGAGCGCCTTAAGGTTTATATATACGGATCATAAAGGAAGGTAAATAATTTGAAAATACATTATATCGAGCTAATACCTCGGTTCACTTAGCAGGAAATGGGGACCCGGCACCTATTGTGGGTTGCATTAAAAGCGAGTCGTTGGCCTAGGCCCTTAGAACAGTGGATTCCTATCGTGGGTCCATGAAAGAATTTCAAAGCGACTATCATATGTAATGTATTGTACTTTAACAAAATAAGAACACTTTATCATGAGAATGTTGAACTCATGTCTGCTGCTTTCATTTACATGCAATGTTAACAGAAAACAATGCAGGGTTTGTGACATGAATGTATCTATTTGTCGCAGCAGCTGCTGTAAATTTTCCTAGCCCAGTCTATTGTGTAGCAGGAGTGTGCAGCCGAGAAGGTGGCTGTAGGGGGCCCATAGGTGAGGTGGTTGTTGTAGGGGGCGGGGCACAGGTGAGGTGGTTGTTGTAGGGGCGGGGCACAGGTGAGGTggttgttgtagggtgtggtagtaggggggggggagatacaggtgagaacgtggctgtaaggggaggggggagctacAGGTAGGAACAAGGGTTCCAAACTGTTCTGTAATTCCGCTCACTTGGTTTTTATAAACTCGTGTCCTCGACTCCATTCTATACCTTCAATGGCGTTCATATTCGGATGTTCATAATATTCTCAACTTGGATTTGAATTAACAAAATGTTGTTCCTTGTTACTATGCAATATTTTTTGTCGCTGCCATGAGTCCCGAGTGTGACGTGCAACATACAGTTGAACAGTGTCAACTATGCAAGAAAACTGAGAACCAGTTGGACGAGTGCCACTTGAATTGCTATCTCGATAGCTTGTCCATTTCTTTTTTAATTCTTAATTCACATTTGCTCGACAATTCATATTGTTAATCTGGGTTCAatctgatgtttttttttttttttttttgagatatatacaagagttgttacattcttgtacagccactagtacgcgtagcgtttcgggcaaagatgTTTTGTTTTGATGTATGATGTACGCGGCTGTCAGATGAACACTGAAGGTGTGAAGGCGGCATCCAGCGAGAAGGACCCTCTGGTGACCAATGAACTAACTACTATCCTGAAAGCATTGCTAATGACCCTCATGCCGAGCCTTACGGTAAGTGATGTAATATTCTTTGATTCTACATATTTCATGTGAATGACATTTATAAAGATTAATAGTTTAAAGTGCATTATTATGTAATGCTGCATAACGTAAATAATTGCTGGTTTATTTCTACAGTTGAAAATTGTTCATTCAGCATTGACGACATTTCACTATTGTTTAATAATTTTAGAGAATATTTCCTTAATATATTTGTGCTTGTCAGCGTATGTGTTCTTATCAGAGTCCCTGAATTGGTAAGTGAATGAGTAAGTGAAATGTTATACTACGGACCCGGCTAAAACCTTTTGGGTACATTGTGCATGTATTAAAATTGATTTAGTACAGTATTTTGTACTTTTGTATTTTGTATCATATCTGAGAGTGAGTGTGTCTAGGGTGGCCCCGCGGAGACCTCCTCCCTGAGCACGGCCTGCTCCTGAAtagcgtcacttttggctcgtatgcgcgctagggccaaatttggacgtaatttgaaatgaaatactCAAAAacttgacgtactgtcccgttttctgtttgagttgcCCGGCttgctcggaaaggttaggagaggaaactttcaattaacgtttttcataacgttttgaaactttgagtttcctgcccacctaacctatcagaggacccttaacttactgttgttgaaaaaaaaatcccaaatttattttcattttttttttttcattttcaaattacgtccactttcggccatactggtaaacggacaaaagcgacgttatttttaagaggacaagtTGCGAATACTCTGAAGCCAACTCATGTTAACTCGGGCACTCGCAACCTTTCCTGTATTGATCTTTCTTTCTGATTCTCTCATGTGGAAGGTTCTCGATGACCTCCATAACTGTGATCATTCACCTATCCTATTATAATTATACTGTACTTGATATTGCATTTTATTTAGGATTGTTGGAAGTTGCTTTGAATGTTCATGAAACTCTGGAAAAGAAAATGGATAACCGTTAATGTGCCTAGTAGGATGAAGAGGCCATGATGGGACTGGGAGGTGAGGCGCGCGCAGCAGGGTTGTGGAGCATCATCTGGCCGGTGATATACAACCTGCTCTCCATATTCCTCC
It encodes:
- the LOC123762579 gene encoding uncharacterized protein isoform X1; amino-acid sequence: MYDVRGCQMNTEGVKAASSEKDPLVTNELTTILKALLMTLMPSLTDEEAMMGLGGEARAAGLWSIIWPVIYNLLSIFLLPLVKITIMTLISLTFRTLCIAFFGEHTMAKIVGSEGYIYYAVIMVSNYIGFTPVTRFYTNSLYKLTSF
- the LOC123762579 gene encoding uncharacterized protein isoform X2, translating into MNTEGVKAASSEKDPLVTNELTTILKALLMTLMPSLTDEEAMMGLGGEARAAGLWSIIWPVIYNLLSIFLLPLVKITIMTLISLTFRTLCIAFFGEHTMAKIVGSEGYIYYAVIMVSNYIGFTPVTRFYTNSLYKLTSF